From the Desulfovibrio sp. JY genome, one window contains:
- the rfbD gene encoding dTDP-4-dehydrorhamnose reductase yields the protein MTEKKETGRAIILGGKTGLLGRPLTQALADAGFAVLPTTRSALDPFDAAAVDKALADFGATHLFNTVAYTAVDAAEDDVSGAYRLNRDLPARLARACGAAKAMLVHYSTDFVFSGDADAPYTEEDATGPRSVYGASKLAGEKAILDSGLLEYQILRTAWLFGPGKKNFVATILGLAREREELRVVGDQVGSPTYTLDLAGWSADLALKGPVGIFHAVGTGHGSWCELAAEAVAAAGLSCRVVSIPSSEYPQKAYRPRYSVLSTAKLAEAIGRAPRPWVQTVREYVYSQMHTED from the coding sequence ATGACCGAAAAAAAAGAGACCGGGCGGGCCATTATCCTGGGCGGCAAGACGGGCCTGCTCGGCCGGCCGCTCACGCAGGCCCTGGCGGACGCGGGGTTCGCCGTGCTGCCCACCACCCGCAGCGCGCTGGATCCGTTCGACGCGGCGGCCGTGGACAAGGCGCTGGCCGATTTCGGGGCCACGCACCTCTTTAACACCGTGGCCTACACGGCCGTGGACGCGGCCGAGGACGACGTGTCCGGCGCCTACCGGCTCAACCGGGACCTGCCCGCCCGGCTGGCCCGCGCCTGCGGCGCGGCCAAAGCCATGCTCGTGCACTACAGCACGGATTTCGTCTTCAGCGGCGACGCGGACGCGCCGTATACCGAGGAGGACGCGACCGGCCCCCGCTCGGTCTACGGCGCGAGCAAACTGGCGGGCGAAAAGGCCATCCTGGATTCCGGGCTTCTGGAGTACCAGATTTTGCGCACGGCCTGGCTGTTCGGCCCGGGCAAGAAGAACTTCGTGGCCACCATCCTGGGCCTGGCCAGGGAGCGCGAGGAGTTGCGGGTCGTGGGGGATCAGGTGGGTTCGCCCACCTACACCCTGGATCTGGCCGGCTGGTCGGCGGATCTGGCGTTAAAGGGGCCGGTGGGGATTTTCCATGCCGTGGGCACCGGGCATGGCAGCTGGTGCGAACTGGCGGCCGAAGCCGTGGCCGCCGCCGGCCTGTCGTGCCGGGTGGTGTCCATCCCGTCGTCGGAATATCCGCAAAAGGCGTACCGGCCGCGCTATTCGGTGCTCAGCACCGCCAAGTTGGCCGAGGCCATCGGCCGCGCGCCCCGGCCGTGGGTACAGACGGTGCGGGAATACGTCTATTCGCAGATGCACACGGAAGACTGA